In Eucalyptus grandis isolate ANBG69807.140 chromosome 4, ASM1654582v1, whole genome shotgun sequence, the following proteins share a genomic window:
- the LOC104440825 gene encoding zinc transport protein ZntB, which yields MERWRGGDSADDQSGSRGDNVKRPDSRGGFAGRDTVPRSDLWKDGLICAFEFVRGRRRSGHYSKSGSKLLGGASTKADHSKAPDSANGGAVEAFPQAVNRRCDSEVAAGDDNGDSPVHEQGQLRGVDRLEGSHWVPIGWERISALAQTVQVDAGWGMQLDSMDDDEDLTVADMATPYWERPAGPIWWCHFSAGHPAVEAWLSNAQWLHPAVSLALRDEGRLISERMKHLLYEVPVRVAGGLLFELLGQSAGDPFVNEDDTPIVLRSWQAQNFLITVLHIKGPVKTLNVLGITEVQELLLAGGFNVPRTAHEVIAHLSCRLFRWDDRLFRKSIFGAADEIELKFVNRRNQEDLNLYTIILNQEIRRLSRQVIRVKWSLHAREEIVFELLQHLKGTATRNLLEGINKSTRQMIDEQEAVRGRLFTIQDVMQSTVRAWLQDRSLKITHNLAVFGGCGVVLTVVTGLFGINVDGIPGGSNTPYAFGLFSAILVILGMVLIAVGLLYLGLKAPVTEEQVEVRKLELQELVKMFQHEAETHAQVRKPLSRSNLTPTAGDILPEDANYLLIQ from the exons ATGGAGCGGTGGAGGGGCGGTGATTCGGCCGATGACCAGTCGGGTTCTCGCGGGGATAACGTGAAGAGACCCGACAGCCGCGGAGGGTTTGCGGGTAGGGACACTGTCCCCCGGAGTGATCTCTGGAAGGATGGGCTCATTTGTGCTTTTGAATTTGTTAGAGGGCGTAGAAGATCGGGTCATTATTCGAAGTCGGGCTCGAAATTACTGGGCGGAGCGTCGACCAAAGCCGATCATTCGAAGGCGCCGGACAGTGCGAATGGCGGTGCGGTTGAGGCATTTCCTCAAGCAGTGAACAGAAGATGTGACAGTGAGGTTGCTGCTGGTGATGATAATGGCGATAGCCCAGTTCATGAGCAAGGCCAGCTTCGTGGTGTTGATAGGTTGGAGGGTAGTCACTGGGTACCAATTGGGTGGGAAAGGATCTCGGCTCTCGCCCAAACTGTGCAAGTAGATGCTGGTTGGGGGATGCAGCTAGATTCAATGGATGACGATGAGGACCTGACTGTTGCGGATATGGCGACTCCTTACTGGGAGAGGCCTGCAGGGCCGATATGGTGGTGTCATTTCTCGGCAGGTCATCCTGCTGTGGAAGCATGGCTCAGTAATGCTCAGTGGTTGCATCCGGCTGTCAGTTTGGCTCTGAGGGATGAAGGTCGGCTCATAAGCGAGCGGATGAAACATCTTCTTTATGAG GTCCCAGTTAGAGTAGCTGGAGGACTGTTATTTGAGCTCCTTGGACAATCAGCTGGAGATCCATTTGTCAATGAGGATGACACCCCGATTGTGCTACGGTCTTGGCAAGCACAGAACTTCCTGATAACTGTACTGCACATAAAGGGGCCTGTGAAAACCCTGAATGTGCTGGGCATAACTGAGGTTCAG GAGCTTCTTCTTGCTGGTGGTTTTAATGTCCCAAGAACAGCGCATGAAGTCATAGCACATTTAAGTTGCCGCCTTTTCCGATGGGATGACAG GTTATTCCGTAAGTCAATTTTTGGAGCAGCTGATGAGATTGAACTTAAGTTCGTGAACAG GAGAAACCAGGAAGACTTGAATCTTTATACTATAATTCTAAACCAAGAAATCAGAAGGTTGTCCAGACAG GTCATAAGAGTGAAATGGTCACTTCATGCAAGAGAAGAGATTGTGTTTGAGCTGCTCCAACATTTAAAGGGTACTGCAACTAGAAATTTGTTGGAGGGAATTAACAAGAGCACCCGGCAAATGATCGACGAGCAAGAAGCTGTCCGTGGTCGCTTGTTCACCATTCAAGATGTGATGCAGAGCACTGTCCGTGCATGGTTGCAG GATAGAAGCCTTAAAATAACTCATAATCTGGCTGTTTTTGGAGGCTGTGGGGTTGTTCTTACGGTCGTAACTGGCCTTTTTGGTATTAATGTTGATGGGATCCCTGGAGGAAGCAACACACCATATGCATTTGGTCTGTTTTCAGCTATTCTTGTCATTTTGGGGATGGTGTTGATTGCAGTTGGCTTGCTTTACCTTGGGTTGAAAGCACCAGTGACCGAGGAGCAAGTTGAAGTTAGGAAGTTGGAGTTGCAAGAGTTGGTAAAGATGTTCCAGCATGAGGCGGAAACACATGCTCAGGTTCGTAAACCGCTTTCTCGAAGTAACTTGACACCCACAGCTGGAGACATCTTGCCTGAGGATGCTAATTATTTACTCATCCAGTAA